The DNA segment GATGTGGGGAAAGCTGGCATCACCTTGATAGCTGAGGGCAATGGATGTATACTTTCCAACGTTACCTGTTGTATCCACCTTCTCGGTATGCCAGCCGAGGTAGTTCTCGGAGTAGGCGTACTTGAGATCGCCATTCGCTTCACTGTAGTAGCTGGCGTGGGTAGAACCAAGCGCCTGAGATCCGTATGACCCTTGATCTATTACATCGATTGCCCATGTCGATCCGGTCCAGCGAGCATACGTGAGGTATCCGTTTGTAGCATTGAAGTAGCTGATGTAGGGGAGGCTGCCTGCATCTTCGTTGATGACGATATCAGGCCAGGCTCCTATGTTATCACCGGGAACCATCTCAACGGTATCTATCATCCAGTTACCTGAAACAAGATACGCATACTTCAGGTAACCGGTGCCGGTCAAGGGGTCGCCGTCCCAGGCGTAGTAGGCGATGTAGGGGGTGCCGATGGAATCAAGAGTGATCGAGGTGCCGGATATATCGGTCCAGAATATAGGAAGCGGCCCTACGCTGTCCACTGTATCGCGCACCCATCCTGTAGCCGAGGATCGAACGTAGAGGAGATAGTTCGTGGTAGCATCATAGTAGGATATATGAGCATAATCATCTTGATCCACCGCTATATCGCATCCCTGGCCCACATCGTTGTCGCTGGGATCCGGAGTGCCGACAATCCAGTGTCCTGAACCATCAAGGCTCGCCCATTTGAGATTGGCGTTCGCCACGTCGTAGTATGCGATCTGAGGCAGGTCGGTCAGCGGACCAAGAGCCAGTGAGGCGAAGATGCCGACTCCGCCCAGGCCGCCGTTATCGTCGACAACCTCTATATCCCAATCCGTGCCGTTCCAGGCAGCATACTTGAGAAACGCACTGTCCGCGTATAAGTAGGCGATGTGTGGGCTATTCTCCGAGTCGATCGCCAGTGAGGTAAATAGCCCGACGTTGCCGGTGGTATCCACTGCCTTGATGTCCCACGCTTGCCCGAAGGCGCTAACCACCCCTATTACGAGAAGCACACTTATCCATTTCTTCATAAAGACCTCCTTGGGTTTAGATGTTCGTAACAACTCCATATATCCGTATAATCGTAAGGATTTTAGGGCGTTTGTCAAGTGGTAAGGTTAATAAAGAACCGCTCTTAAAAAATCCACTCGTGCCACAGAAGACAAGGGACTTCATCGAGAGGAAGGAGCTTTCACGACCTTGCAGTACCAGTTCTTGCCCCGAATAAAATACACCCCAGCAAGCAGCTCGGAGGCGTCAAACCTGGCCCCATGAATGTTCGCCTGAAGTCTGCCCGAGGCGTCGTAGAGCCGGGCCTGGACCGGTCTGCTGAAATACAAAACGGAACTAAATGGATTTGGCCATACATCCAATACAGAGGCAGGCAACGCCGAGGATTCATCTATCCCTAATCCAAGGAAAAGCACACGCAGCAACCCATCATATCCGTCTGCAACCAATAGGGTATCGCCGAGAGAAACGACATCCCGTGCCTCGCCGCCGGTGTTCAAACTCCCAACAAGATGCGGAAAGGATGGGTTGGCTACGTCGTATGCGTAGATTCCGGCCGCTCCATGTGCTAAAAAAAGATTGCAAGCCTCCAAGACAAGGGAAAAGTTAACGTGCTCGGTCGGGATGGTAGATAGCAGTTGCCAATCCAATCCAGAGATGTCGTAGATAGCCGCACCTTCGGTTGCTTGGGCTACGAAAAGTAGCGAGTCCTGCAAGGCCATATCAAGCACACCGCCTGCAGTAGGTTTAACTCCCAGAAGAAGCGGGGAGGCAGGCACCCTGACATCAACCACGGCTATACCGGACTCCTCGAACCCCACATACACCGTATCTCCGCTCTTGAGTACCGCAAGCGCGCGAGCATCCAGGTGAATACGCGTCGCCTCGCTTGGAAAGGACGGATTGGAAAGGTCAACCACAATAAGTCCGGAATCGCCGCAGGCAAGGTAGGCAAAACTTGAATCAACTTCCAAAGCCCAGACATGGACCTCATCCATACTAAGGCGAGAGATCAAGTTGACCACGCTTACCGGATCATCCATATGATAAAGTCCAAGCCCGGCCCAGCTCTCGGCTACGTAAAGCGTATCGTCGTGAATTTCGAGATCTCGCGGCCAGTCTTGCGTTGAAAAAAATCGCGTGAGGAAAAACGAATCGCTTCTCGGAAAGAATGCAAGTGTTCCGCCTTGCATACCCAGCACAATCCAGTCATCATTACAGGCTACTGCCTGCGATGATCCACCAAGAACCGCGTCGTCTGTATGAGAAGGAGTGGCAGGATCGGAAAGATCGAACAACCACCAAGAGCCAAGGTGACCGGCCAGTGCAGCATAATCACCTGCGATCGAGATATCGTAAGGCCATACATCAACCTCTCCGAATCCCAGGCTGGCTATCTCGTTATGCGAAACCAGATCGACGACATGGACCGAATCGTCCCATGAAGCCACGCAGGCGAGTGTATCGTCCAGATCAACATCCCACGCACCGAATATCGGTATCGAAGCAAAAAGAACAGGATCATAAGGCGCTGAAATGTCAACAACATGCATACCTCCGTCGAACGAACACACCACCGCCTTATCGCGCAATGAATCGAGTGCAAGCCCGTAGTGCTGGCCTGTAAGGTCGAGTCCTGCGATAGAACGTGGCTCACAAGGATCGGAGACGTCCAGCACCAAAAGGCCTTTAGAGACATCTGTGGCGTAGAGGAAGTCTTCGTAAAGCTCAAGCGAACGAAGATTAAAACCGGAAAGAGAACCTAGGAGCTGGGGATTAGACGGGTTGCGGCAGTCGTATATCTCAAGACCTTCTGAACCCATCGCAGTGTAAAGGGTATCGCCGCGGGTTGCAAGACCGAAGACTCGCCCGCCGGTGGAAAAGAGATTAAGTAGTTGGGGATCGTTAAGGGATAAGACATCCACAATCGCAACGCCCCGGTCGTCTATAGCAACATAAAGACGACTGTTGGATTTTATACAAGTGTAGGCCATCCCTGGAAAAATAATCTCGGAAAGCCAGAAGACTTCCCCTGAGGAGCTAACCTCACCAATTTGCAGCACCGCACCGTTTGTGTAGAAGAGGTAGTCACCATCGCGCAGCACCGAGAACCCCGACCCGTACGGCCAGTGGTCAAGAACCTCGAAGTTATAATCGGTACGAGAACGTGAATATGAAGGCATATCTAAAACATCAGGGGAACGTCCACCCCATGCAAGAAGAAGTGAAACTAACAAAGCAATCACTCTACTATCCTAGTGGTTTGACCAACGTTGTCAACTCAAGACCCGGAAATTGAAGACCGACCTACTCATTGACGGGAACCGAATTCCGGCTAAAATGGCTTAATGAAACCAGCGATTGAGGGCGGGAAGCCCGTACGTGAAGAGCCTCTTGTCTTCGGCAAACCTGACATCCGAATGGAAGATATAGCCGAGGTCGTGGACACCCTGCGTTCGGGCTGGATAGGCCAAGGTCCGAAAACCGAGCGCTTCGAGCAGATGTTTGCCGAATATACCGGAGCAAAGCACGCAATCGCGGTAAACTCATGCACAGCCGCGCTTTACCTCTCGCTTGGTATGCTTGAGCTGGGACCTGAAGACGAGGTCATAACATCTCCCATGACCTATCCCTCGACCGCCAACGTTATACTTCATCACGGGGCAAAGGTTCGCTTCGCAGACGTTGATGAACGAAGCGGAAATATTGATCCGGTTAATGTCCAGGAGCAAATCACCACCAAAACCAGGGCGGTTATTCCAGTGCATCTTCATGGCTACCCCGTTGACATGGAGGCGATACTCTATCTGGCAGAGTATGCCAGCATTGCCGTCATAGTTGACGCGGCACATGCAATCGAGGCTCGTTACATGGACAAGCACGTTGGGGTGCTGGGGGATGCGGCCTGCTTCAGCTTCTACGCCACCAAGAACGTCACTTCTGCCGATGGTGGTATGATCACCACCGATCGAGACGACTGGGCCAAGAGATTCAAGCTTCTAAGGATGCACGGGATAACCCGAACCGCGTGGAACAGATTCAAGGAAGAAGGTTTCAAGTTCTACGATACGGTGACTCCCGGCTACAAGCTAAACCTTACCGACCTGCAGTCTGCGATGGCTCTGCACCAGATGGAGCGCATCGAGGATAGCTGGAAGAGGCGGACTGAGGTGTGGAAGGCATACGATGCCGCGCTCAGCCAGATGAAAGGAATAGAAACCCCGCCTGAGCCTGGAGAAGGTCGTCACGCCCACCACCTCTACCCGGTGAGGCTGAAGTTGGAGCAACTGAGTATAACAAGGGACGAGTTTCTCGAGGCGCTCAAGGCGGAAGGCATCGGTGCCGGCATCCACTTCATCTCGCTTCATCTGCACAGCTTCTACAAAAACACCTTCGGATTTAAGCCGGATGATTTCCCGGTAGCGGCAAGGATATCACAGCGCACCCTGTCATTACCCCTCTCCCCAGCCCTCACAGATACCGACGTAGAGGATGTGATAGCCGCTGTCCGCAAGCTTCTTTCCTACTATGCCCGTTGATTTCAAACCCTGGAAGGGGATCTGGGACGCCTGTCCGTGGGCTACCCCGTTCGCCTCCCCCCTATGGCATGCGGTGACCGAAGAGATCGAGCCCGAAGATGCGAGTTTTGAGTGGAAGGGGATCATTACCCCCTTACGTAAGATCAAACTGGCCAAAGGGCTGCTCTCCGGATATGAATCTTCCGTACCCGGAGTCCCGGCAGGACCCATCGCTCTTAAAGTACCCGATGCCGCCACGATCGAGGCCTACTGGCAAGAACTACTACGTAGAACAGGGGGCAAGTTCCTTATCCACCTCCCGCCAAACTCTCCATTCATCAACGCTGTCTTCAGAAAAACAGAGATCTATACTCATATTCTTAATATCTCTGAGAAGGACAGAAAGATGTCCAAACACCATAGGGATCGAATGAAAAAAGCCCAAAAGGCAGGGGTATATGTAACCCCTGGCCTGCGTGATGAGGACTTTGAGGCCTACATGGATATGTATAACGCGTCGCTGCAACGATGGAAAACCAAACCTGCAAGGATATATCCACAAGACTTCTTCCAGCGGGTACGGGAGATACTTGTGCCGGCTGACTCGGCAGGCTTCTTTATAGCATGGAAAGACATAAAACCCCAGGCAGGATCCCTTGTGCTTTACGGGCATAAAAGAGCGGTATCCTGGCATACGGTAAGGGCCGATGACTCTGTGCGGGGTGCGAATCAACTCCTGAACTGGACGATTATGGAACAAGCGGCAAAACGGGGGATAACCGAATTCGACTTCGGACCAAGCCCTAGAATGGAGGGGGTAGCGAAATTCAAAGAGAGATTCGGCGCTGAGCTGGAATCTCAAATAACGATAGTAGGACCTGCCCGTTTATTTTCCTCCTACTTTCTACGCAGAGTAAGACAATGATATCGATAGGGCATTTCCACTACTGTTTCTTTGAACGTTCCGAGACGTTCATCCACCATCAGCTTGCGTCCTTAAAACGCTACCGACCGGTGGCTATATCTTTGATATCTCGGAACCTGGATGAGTTTTCTTTACCCAACGGAGTCCACTACGATGTTGGCTTGGCCCTTCCTAGACCTGGCCTGCAGTTCCTCGCCCCCTTCAGGTATTCGGCACTAAAACTGGCAGCGGAGCTTTTCTGCAGAGAGCAAATCGCCCTCCTGCATGCTCACTTCGGCACCTGGGGAGCCTACGCCCTGCCTTTGCAAAAAAGCCTGCGCGTGCCGATGGCAGTTACCTTCTATGGACAAGACATGTCCCTGCTCCCTAAAAGGACGATATGGCGAAATCGGTTCCAGAAGTTATGGAAGAAGGGAGACCTGTTTCTTGTCGAAGGTCCCCACATGATGGCGGAACTCATTAAACTCGGCGCTCCTCGAGAAAAGGTAGCTCTCCAGCGCATCGGGGTTCCGGTATCGGGGATAGGGTTTCGCATACCCAAGATCAAATCCGATCCCCACACCGCCCTATGGGCAGGCCGCATGGTTGAAAAGAAAGGACTGATGGATGCTCTCAAAGCGCTAGGGATACTGAGCAATAAAGGGATCGGTCTCGATCTGCGGGTGATAGGAGACGGCCAGGAAAGAGCCAAGGCGAAAAGATTTGTTCAAGAGAAAGGACTTGAGGATAAAGTGAGGTTTCTGGGCTTTCTTGATTACCAAGGCTATCTTAGAGAGCTCAAGCAGGCGGATTTCCTCATCGCCCCAAGCAGAACATCAAGCAAGGGTGAAACCGAAGGTGGAGCGCCTACCACCATACTGGAAGCCCAAGCACGCGGCCTGCCGGTCGTAGCCACCCGTCATGCCGACATCCCGTTTATCCTACCACAGAATTACCCCTATCTAGCCAACGAAGCCGATCCCGCAGATCTTGCCCGCGTGATAAAACTACTGCTCGATGATCGAAAAAGATGGCCCCAAATCGCACGTGAAGGTCGCAAACACGTTGAGCGTTTCCATGATCTCAAAGCAACCACTCAATCGCTAGAGAAACACTACGACCGCCTTTTAACCGAACGAATCCGGTAGGATGAAGCGCAAAGGCGATTTCCTGGCCAAGGCCACGGGAACGTTCCTGACAATGGGATTCAGCACGTGTTTAGGTTTCATCGTGAACCTGATCCTGGCTCGTGTGCTAGGTCCGGCTGGGAAAGGAACAATCGCACCTGCCTTGTCGGTGGCGACCATCGGGATAACCATAGCCTCACTGGGGCTCGATCACTCCGCAGCCTACTTCCTGGACAAGAAACCTTTCAGGGCGAAGGATGTACTCCTGACCTCTTTTCTGTTTGCTATCATATCAGGCGTTCTGGCGTCCATGGGTATACTCCTGGCACTTGAGTATGTAATCCCGGAAGCCACCTCGCTAACCCGCCTGTTCTTTGCGGGCGGCGTCTTCTTCACCGTTATCTACAACATATCCCACAGCGGTCTTCTGGGACGCAACCGACTCGGTCTCATAAATCTTGGACGAGTGGCCTCGGATGTCTTAAGAACCATCCTAGCGACGCTTTTCCTCTATTCCCTGTGGCCGACGATAGAGGGGTTTGCCTTCGCATATATGATCGCTCAGGCTCTGAACGCAATCCTTGTAACCGTCTTTGCCTTTAGAGAAGTAGGAATTATCGGTGCCAAGATAGACCTCTCGTTTCTCAGCAGAGCGGTAGGATTCGGAGTGGCGGTTTTCTTGGCTTCGCTTACCTTGCAGGCCAACCGGCAGATAGGGGTGCTGATTCTCAAAATGCTTAGATCGGTGGAGGAAACCGGTCTCTACGCACAGGCACAAACCTTTGCCAACCTCCTGCTTCTTCTACCCCAGGCGCTCTCCTTTGCCCTTTACGGAGCGGTGGTAGGGGAACGGGGCAAAGAGGAGTTCACTGCAAGAATCGTAAGGCTGTCGATTTTTTCTCTGCTTGTGCTCTCTGGGATTGTAGCTTTGATCGCCCCCTGGCTTATCCCCGCCCTGTTTACCGAAAAGTTTACTCCAAGCATTCCATATCTCTGGGGGCTTCTGCCCGGCGTGGTGATCTACGCCCTGCCTCAGCTTTACGCCTCATTCATAATCGCAAGCTGGGGCAAGCCCTGGTACGTTTTTGCCGCGAGTATCCTTGGACTTTCCTTGAATGTCCTGCTCAACCTGTTGCTTATCCCCTATCTTGGGGCGTGGGGAACGGTTATCGCCTTCGACGCCGCCAGCATCGCGATGGCTCTTTACTATGTCGTATTCCTTAAAAAGCAGACTGGAATAAGTATAAGAGGGCTACTGCTGCCCTCTGGAGAGGATTTCCGCTTTCTGTTAAGACGCCTCAAGTCTTTCTTTAAACGGTAAACCGGAGTCTCGGCTTATACCGAGGAAGAACTGATAAATCGCCGGTAGATAGCAACCTCCTGGTTTAGCCTTTCGGGCCAGGTTAGAAGAATCCTACGGGAGAATTCTTTTGCCCGTCTGCCGAGGTCTTTTCTGAAGGATTTCTCGCGCATGAGCCGCTCGATCCCTCGCGCCGCGCCTTCGAGGTCATAGGGTTTATAGAGCAGCCCGGTCTGGCCGTGACGGATAAACTTGCGGGTGCAGCCGACGTCCAGGGTAACGACCGGTTTACCCAAAACTAGCGCCTCAAGAACGGTGTTGTTGATGTTGGATACCTCCTGGGTGGAAAGAACCACGCTAGCCCCGGAAAGCATTTCGTGTACCTTGGCTCGCGAAACGTTTCCCAAAAAATGCACGTTGGATGAGACCCCCAGCTTCCTTGTAAGCTTTTCCAGCATCCGCCGCCGTGGGCCATCACCAAGAATGATAAACTGAACCTCAGGCAGACTCTTCTTACATAAGGCGGCTATCCGGATAAATCTATCAACGCGCTTCTCCTCAATCAGACGTGTGGCAGTCAAAACATAAGGAGGAGAAGATTCCTTGCAGTCCATGGACAAAAGAGATGGGGAGTAGCCGTTGATAAGAAAGTCGTAGTTATCCTGTGGGACACCAAATATACGCAGGGCCTCATCCCCGCAGGTCCCGTCATCGGTAAGAACGATGTGATCCGGCGGATTACGAAGGATAAAGAGCAAATCGAAGTAGCGCTCGCGAAGCAGACCTCCCCTGAGTTGCTCTATGGGAGCGCTTATGCCGTATAGCCTTGAGATCGCGGGAACCCCGAGATAACGAGCGGCGCGGCGCAAGGCAAAGGCATTCTCCAACCCGTGTCCCACCACGAGATCGAAACGCTCGCCGGATTTTCTCAGCCAATCCGACACAAGCACCGACCATGCACTGACCGCAGGCAGGCGGTATATAAACGCGATCCCCGTCTTAAGAAGGGGGCGGAAACGTACGAATGGATTAGAGATCCGGACAAAACGGACGTCACCCTTTTCTTCAATATGCGGTAGTCCCGCAGCATGCGGCGTAAGGTGCGTTACCTCAAATCCCGCCTTCACCAAGGCTTGTATTGCGTAACCCTCTGACGGCGATCCCCCACCCTGACCCATCACCCAGATGGAAGGCCACGGCGAGATGGAAAGCACCCTTCTCAACCTGTTCTCCTCAAAATATTTAGAGTGATTTTGCCTTCGGGCAAAATCACTCTATCGAGAAACCGGTCTTCTCCCAGTCGTCTAGAAACCGTTTGAGACCGATGTCGGTTAGTGGGTGCTTTACCATCTGACGGAAAACCCTGGCAGGCATGGTGCAGATATCCGCACCGATCAGTGCCGCTTGCATCACGTGCTCGGGATGACGGGTGCTGGCAAAGATGATCTGGGTATCGATGCCGTAGTTGTCAAATATCTCTCTTATGCGAGCCACCTGATTGATGCCCTCATGGCCTATGTCGTCAAGGCGGCCCACAAATGGTGAAACGTATGCGGCACCGGCATTCGCCGCAAGGATCGCCTGAAGCGGAGAGAAGGTAAGGGTCATGTTCACGTGGATTCCTTCCTCGAAGAGCACACCTGTCGCCTTAAGTCCCTCAGGGATGCAGGGGATCTTGACCACTATGTGTTCTGATATCTTGGAAAGTGATTGTGCCTGCCTCACCATACCATCGGCATCGAGAGCTGTAACCTCTGCAGAGACAGGTCCTTGAACAACGTCGCATATCTCTTTAAGGAGCGCGCGGTAGTCGCCGCGGTCGC comes from the candidate division TA06 bacterium B3_TA06 genome and includes:
- a CDS encoding UDP-4-amino-4,6-dideoxy-N-acetyl-beta-L-altrosamine transaminase; the encoded protein is MKPAIEGGKPVREEPLVFGKPDIRMEDIAEVVDTLRSGWIGQGPKTERFEQMFAEYTGAKHAIAVNSCTAALYLSLGMLELGPEDEVITSPMTYPSTANVILHHGAKVRFADVDERSGNIDPVNVQEQITTKTRAVIPVHLHGYPVDMEAILYLAEYASIAVIVDAAHAIEARYMDKHVGVLGDAACFSFYATKNVTSADGGMITTDRDDWAKRFKLLRMHGITRTAWNRFKEEGFKFYDTVTPGYKLNLTDLQSAMALHQMERIEDSWKRRTEVWKAYDAALSQMKGIETPPEPGEGRHAHHLYPVRLKLEQLSITRDEFLEALKAEGIGAGIHFISLHLHSFYKNTFGFKPDDFPVAARISQRTLSLPLSPALTDTDVEDVIAAVRKLLSYYAR
- the fsa gene encoding fructose-6-phosphate aldolase — translated: MELYLDTGNIDEIREIAGWGVVDGVTTNPTLLSRERDRGDYRALLKEICDVVQGPVSAEVTALDADGMVRQAQSLSKISEHIVVKIPCIPEGLKATGVLFEEGIHVNMTLTFSPLQAILAANAGAAYVSPFVGRLDDIGHEGINQVARIREIFDNYGIDTQIIFASTRHPEHVMQAALIGADICTMPARVFRQMVKHPLTDIGLKRFLDDWEKTGFSIE